CCGGGAACCACAGCCCGCCATATCCCTGAGTGAAGGACTGCCATGCGCCTTGCAGGGAAAGCGCCAGCAGATTGATCTGCTCCTGCGTCAGCTTGGTCGGAGCTGGCGCGGCGGTAGCGGCGACAGTGATCTGGTCACGGGGGACGAACAACGCCGGGGTTGCGGCGACGAGTGCGCCTGCGCTGAGGAGTGCGGCACCGGTGGTGATGAGCGGACGTACAGCCATGTGGCGGGGCCCCTTAACTAGAGGACGAAAACGGCCGATTCCAAAAATCCGCGCCGGCGGCAACTTAGAAACTGCTGAGAATGCTAAATGCCCCCATTCGCTCCCGCAACCGATAAAGGCTCATAAGCCTTTGGCAAATCCGGCATGCAGGGAGATGTCACCTCCCGCATTGAGCTGCCCGAATGTAGCGACACAAATCGGATAAACAAGATCAACCGCTCGACGCCCCAGGTCAGAAGGTAGCTTCCGGCATTGACCGATCCGCATCGGTTACTTCACGAGGACGACACACGCCGGCAATGAAGAACCGCTACTGCCATTTCATTGCCAACGCAATGAATCGAAAGGATCGCCGCAGCGGCGCTATTTCACTTGGCTACTCAACCCCAAGACCTGCCATGAGGAGCTGCCACTAATTGTCGCCGCAAATGAATGGAAAGTGGCGGTTGAGCACTTCGGAATTCCCACCGCCGGCTGCATCGCTTCGACTGCGGGCGCGAGCACTCAGCGCGGCATCGCGATCCGTAATCCCGCCAGCATCACCTGAGCATCGGCCATGAAGGTGGGATTGTTCGGCGCAGTGCTCTGTGCCAGCGCCACGATGTTGAAGACCTTCGCCCCGAGCGGCACCATCACCGACACCGCAGTGATGTAGCTGGTCTTGCTGATCTGTTCGTCAGGTGGGGTCGTGTAGTTGACCATCAGCGCCGGGAAGCCACAGATCTCCGACGGCACCTGGGTGATGTTTTGCGCGCCGATCGATTCGAAGCCCTTGATGGTGTCGTTCAGCAGGTCCCGCGGCGACCGGTTGCCGTCCGTCGCGTCGCCGGTGGACACCGAGATCGCCGGATTCGACACGCCGTCGCTGAGCGAGACATTGCGCAGCACCAGTTTCACGGGACCTTTGGCGAACTCGGGCGCCGGCTCCCAGCCCGGCGGTTGCGCGACGCGCACCCGTGGCTCGTCGGGCCCGGTCCCGGGAACTTCGATCCAGGCATCCGAATGCAATTGCTCGCAGTTCTGGGCCTTGTACCCGGACCCGCCCGACGCCGCCGATCCCCCGGGCGGTTCGAACCCGGCCTTCGCGGTGCCGTCGGTCAGCTGTGTGCACCCGCTGAGGGTCAGCCCGGCCGCCAGCACGACCACACCCGCAACGCTCTTCATGACCCCCATCGCCCCCAGAGACTACGCGAGCCCACTGCGCGCCGACTGTGTCGCAAACTAGCGCCGACGCGAGTGCAGGTAGTCGCCGACCACCGCGGCGCCCAGTCCGTCGAGATCGGGCACCACGACGCGCCCCTGCACACGGCGGGCCACCTGGTCGATGAACCGGGCCAGGCCGGGGTCGGAGCCCAGCCGGAAGATCGTCACCTGCGCGCCCAGTCGGGCCACCTCGTCGAAACCGCGCACGGTGTGGGCGATGGTGCGCGGGTGTGGTGGGTAGTCGAAGAACACCTCACTTCCATGGCCGTCACCGAAATCCTCCAGGTGGGCAGTCGGCTCGCCGTCGGTCACCACGAGCACGACCGGTTGCGCATTGGGGTGACGACGCAGATGCCGCGTCGCCAGGGCCAGCGCATGGTGCAGATTGGTGCCCTGCTCGTACACGCCCTCCAAGCCGGTCAGCTCACCCGCGGTCACGGTGCGTGCGTACCGGCCGAACGCGATGATCTGCAGCTCATCTGAGCGGAACCTGGTGCTCACCAAATGGTTGAGCGCCAGTGCCGTGCGCTTCATCGGCAGCCAGCGGTTCTCCATCACCATCGAGAACGACGTGTCCACCAGCAGCGCCACACAGGCCTGCGTGCGCGTCTCGGTCTCCGAGATCTCGACATCCTCGACGGCAAACCGGATGGGGCGCTGCGCGATTCCGGTACCGGCCTGGCGCAGCACCGCATTGGTCACCGTGCGCGTGACGTTCCACGGCTCGGTATCGCCGAACTCCCAGGGCCGGGTTGCCCCGGTCAACTCCCCCGCCGCACCGGCCCGGCGCGTGTCCCGCTCGCCGTGCCGACCCGAAAGGCGTTGCGCCACATCGCGCAATGCGGTTTGGCCGAGCTGGCGCATGGCCTTGGGAGAAAGCCGCCACTGCCCGTCGGAGCCACGGTCGATGAAGCCTTGATTGACCAGGGCTTTCTCCAGCTCAGACAGCGTGCGCGCGTCGATCGCGGCGTCGTCACCGAGCTGGCGGGCCAGCGCCTCAAGGTCCACGTCATCCATCGACGCCCCCGAGTAGCTCTGCGACAGCGCATCG
The window above is part of the Mycolicibacterium fortuitum subsp. fortuitum genome. Proteins encoded here:
- a CDS encoding VWA domain-containing protein, with the translated sequence MADLGRRHGHTSRYSRYTGGPDPLAPPIDLRDALEQIGQSVMEGSSPRRALSELMRRGTEGMRGTDRLAAEANRKRRELLQRHNLDGTLQEIKKLLDEAVLAERKELARALDDDARFGELQMEALSPSPAKAVQELADYDWRSPEARQKYEQIKDLLGREMLDQRFAGMKEALENATDEDRQRVNEMLDDLNDLLDKHAQGKDTAEDFQQFMDKHGEFFPEGPRNIDELLDSLAKRAAAAQRFRNSLSAEQRAELDSLAQQAFGSPSLMNALNRLDAHLQAARPGEDWSGSERFSGGDPLGMGEGAQALSDIAELEQLADALSQSYSGASMDDVDLEALARQLGDDAAIDARTLSELEKALVNQGFIDRGSDGQWRLSPKAMRQLGQTALRDVAQRLSGRHGERDTRRAGAAGELTGATRPWEFGDTEPWNVTRTVTNAVLRQAGTGIAQRPIRFAVEDVEISETETRTQACVALLVDTSFSMVMENRWLPMKRTALALNHLVSTRFRSDELQIIAFGRYARTVTAGELTGLEGVYEQGTNLHHALALATRHLRRHPNAQPVVLVVTDGEPTAHLEDFGDGHGSEVFFDYPPHPRTIAHTVRGFDEVARLGAQVTIFRLGSDPGLARFIDQVARRVQGRVVVPDLDGLGAAVVGDYLHSRRR